The Schistosoma mansoni, WGS project CABG00000000 data, supercontig 0241, strain Puerto Rico, whole genome shotgun sequence genome segment ATAGatgattttattcatattcaaaACATGAAGTCTATGTATTGTTAAAATACTGGCTTGTACAGACAGCAATTATTATAACACACTTTAATCGTCCTGTTTAGTCATTTggtttgaagaaattatattGAGAGCGAATCCTGGTTCATCAAGTAACTTGGGTACTAATTAATAAAATGATACGATGATGTCTATTTGCATTTATTTTTAATGGTCAACCATTAACTAACTATAAAGTCTGTCATTTCAACCTACCTTATATATTTCAACTTGCTAATGAAGAAGATCAATGCAGATTAGTAGTGtaaaaatattatcagaaggggttttatggagattgtagtaattttaacagttgatttcatgagttaattgaagctagaccaccatggaaaacttggaagcactttGCTTCtatgtctagctttaattaacttatgaactcaattgtaaaaatattcatttatatgaaattatGTAATTTCCAAAGTAACTAGAATAGTCATCACTTTCACTCATTTAACTTAAACTACGTTCATCGTTATTAAAATTGTGATATTGTTAAAGAGTATTCTGTAAAATTTTACATCATCGCTAATACAGAAAATTATTGACAACCATCTAGATAAGTAgataatttacttacttacaattttattcatatatagGTATTTCTCACTTGACCTTAAGAAAGTATGTGATTTGTTTGGCTTTTTCAGAAACAAACGAGCGGTTTAGACTCTTTAGTCTTGTCAATCATTTACAACAATTTAGAGTTTAAGATGATccttgagaaaagtgaattatcTGTTTACAGTGGgactaaattttaaaaaaaatattaatggtAAACAACAGAAGACATTCAGATAGGGGGATTTTTGTGGaggttgtagtaatttaatatttgaattcatgagtcgattaaagctagaccaccgtagcaaacctgaaagcattagacgatcgaaggtcttgggttccgAACCCAGCaagcggggtcgtggatgagcactgctgaggagacgaaacggtcgtctagtactttcagcttttccatggtggtctagcttcactcgACTCGTTAATTCAACTAGAAAATGTTCAGACAAAACGATTCATCGATTATCAGTGAATCTCACGTTAAATTGCCGATTTGGAtggaaaaacaacaaaataaatggATAATACCCTAGCGGTGAAACAGTGGATAGGTTAAATCCAAAGTGTGATTTTAGGTATGGGTCACTGTGAATCCTCAAGGTTAAATGGTACACCTGTTCTGCAATGCTTAGTTCTCAATGATTTTACAACTGGTGTCCATatatgatgaaaattatttttagatTGAACTAATTTTCATAAACACATCagctttaaataaaaaataagttaTAAAAGATACCATAGGACAGATAAATTATTTGCACTGGTTATCAAAGCAGTTAAGAGTTAACCTCTGACTCTTTATGAACAGAAAAATTAGGTTCAAAATTCTTAATTGATATTACCTATGAGAATCTCAATAAGTTAGATCTCATCCTCTGAGATACATACTCTTGATGATATACTTAATCAAGCTTGTGAATGCCTAACTTTCTATTCCTCCGACATACCTGTTTTTCGTAAGTATCATTTAAATTGGCATAGACAGTCGTTTCGCTTTTTTAGAATTGTGCTACATTTACTTGAACGGATTTTACTTCGGGAAATGCTTTACTTAGAACTAACTTCAACACCCGACTAATTTTATCTTTGATTTGATCAATTTCAACTACTGTTAAGATGAAACCACATTTCATTTCAGGCTGATGAAACCCAGTCATTGTGTTATGTTCATTGCTACATTTCTTTATAATGGTCCTAGGGTACCTATATTCTCAGATATACATTTTTTTGTTGTATATTCCCCTTCCAGTTCTGTCAAGGATAACTTTCCAGAATGTATTTCTCTGAGGAGAAAACAATGCATCACAGTGAATCCATAGTATTTTGTAAACATTGTCGTTTTTGTCACAAATAAATCTGTAGAGGAAATCAtggtatttaattatttttttaaaattgattcTAACTATGACTAAAGGAAGCGTAGATAACCGGTTACAATGTTTTATAGTAGCAGTATATACTCTAGTTATAATTTCACCAAGGCTTTAATGCACCAGTATATAACCTAACACGCCAGAGAGAACGAAGTGGTGTATCTCTGTGAAAGCCAAACAATATTGACTTCGTTAttattagtcagtcagtcagttacaacgtagaaccaaaCACATATATGcaccggtccaagttgccacacctcattagcacaacgagataaacaccaaattcatagaaatagttacttcaatggtagtaatacaTAAAAAACTGAGTGCATACAAgtatataatacaggaagaaagaattaattcgtagaaagaaatgtataaagcaattttaatctcaccgtttaaggaaagacaatgagtgtatacacctatgccattgtgatcgattctgagccgtatcacacagagtctccaaccattggttgcgataatcacacggaccccaaccaagtagtctgcatctaccaacatggctcacaccagaagttagtgacttcaagcactgatgccactttttggtttggccgcccctaactctcttccaaccatccccaacactagtcagcattgcgtaCTATGATAATCAatgttcaggtatacgtaacacgtggcccgaccatctcagtcgatgaagattcaaaaCCTCATCagctgatttaccatcattccctaataccctgagtctaacctcactattacttacccaatgatcccaacagatgcaagcaatatttctaaggcatctgtggtcaaatactagtaacttacgagtatcctctactcttaatggtcacgttTCTCATCcgcaaagtagaacagaacgaactgccgcGCAGTGGGTAGTTGAATTAAATGGTATGCATAATTTATATTCGTTATACTATTTTTAGTCAGTTTACTTGACTCATTATAGATAACTATTTCAATGCTCTCAATACGGTTTCTTGTtgtcagaatggggatttgtggattcatgagtggtggtctagcttagatcaactcatgaactTAACAATTTCTTATCTTAATAGTGTTGTATATTGGTTGTGATATATCCGATCCTGTAGATGTATTACATGTATTATCGATAAGCTTATGTACTTACTTTCAGAGGTTTTTTTCCATGTCGCTCTTTTCTTTTCAACTTATCAAGATGTCCAACTTCGTGTTGTGCACTATAATATATGGCTTTATCTTCTTCATATCTATGTTAAACCATTAGTGGTTGTATAGTTTTTTTAAGATGAACATTTGGCTATTTTGAGTGAAAAAGTATTAACATTAACAATGCACGGTAAGCAGAGCTAAAATCCAGGACGCTGGTCCCATCCTATTCAGGACTTTTCTATTGAGTGTACTTgaattccagagttgatgttcacttcgagACTAGAACCCAGCACCGTTCACTTCGAACACCAAcgcgttatctacttaactactgagtccagatagccatttgcttgtgcaatgagataAAGTTTAATTTGGTTttctattggttgtttgaatcttaccattgacgcttaggactgcaatcgacctctgctcataatgcttgcaaattaaggcaatattgaggcaatctgcacaggatgcacaaatgccaataagagaccgatcaattgcagtcctaaacgtcaatgacttaaacaaccaatacaaaaatgaattaacaaTGTACTTTTAAGAAAACCGCTATCAAATTACACATTGAGTTATAATCTGTTTTTATTATGATaagaacaataataaacaatgatagcaattatgtggaagtgaatgaatatatttattaatcaatACGGTTAGCATAGACAATAAAGGCTGATTATTCATAACaataaacaaattgtttttaaacGGGTGAGATAAATAGGTCACGCATTTTTGTCTGATATCATCACATACAGGAGACCAAATCTGTCAGTAGTTAGATCAATACACAAGTACACATACTAACAATGGTCTGGTGTAAACAAGCTAAAATAAGATttgtatcttttttttaaaaaaaaaacaagtctATCTTGAAGGATGGAACAggaggagctgtgtcccacgctgggtcgtaacgtgatctggtacggatgcatgaccgaaagccttcagttaaacaagtccacttaaaacaatgtggtcagcatcgaatgtcaaacacttaatcagctattgattttggggaattatttacagctacaagacCTTTAAGTAATAATTGTTTTAAGAAATGACTCATTTGAAGATGAGCTTGACAACAGTATTTAATGAAAATTACCATTTTGAAATTTGGTAAataaaaaaggaacgaatcatGGCCATTAAATGTAGAACTAGTAGTTAAGTTTGCATGTATTTGGGTTGAGTTTCAAAATAGATGCAATACTTGACAATTAAAATGCTTGATGAATACTTTTTTTGCAACGTTATGACCCAGTAACAAACCTGGAAGAATGATACGTGTCAGATTCTTCCAGGTACAGAATATCTAGGTAAAAGTTTACTCTCTCATTATGATATTTGACTAAATCGGTaaacaaaaattattagtgTAGCTTCCTAATGAACAAATAAAGATTTGAAGACAATGGCAAAAAGGGGTTTACTTTTGTTAAATAAGGATTCGGATGAGTATCCGCCCACATTTGAACAGCTTGATGAAAGCTAGGCACTGAGCATATGGAAGACATCAAATATAAAAGTCGTAATCCATCTTGGTCATATTCCTTAGAAGTTCGGACCAGTTTGCCAGACGAAATGTTgggattatttaaatttcaatctgaGATTATTCAAACACCATTTCTACATTTATATACCGACTTTATTAGGTATTTTCGTATAGAGAGGTTATTGAAGCGAGCAGACAGTTTTCGTCCCTAAATGAAATGAGCTGGAGAGAACACTCGACAACTTCTTCCCGTTGAATTAGAGTTCATCATCACAAAAATCGAGCCTTCACCTTTTGTGAGAAGCATGATAATATCAATGAATCTCGATTTATTAGTTCAGGTAATCACAATCATTAATATACTTCTCATTTTCACGAAGTAAGGACTATGCTGTTAATTCTTTCCGGAAGACAAATCGTATGTATCTTATTGAATAGCAGGTCGTTATATGACTAACAATTTTCACTTGAGTGCACTCAGTAAATTACCCTAAAATACTGAACAGTTGTTTTTGTTCAGTGGAATTGGATTTAATAAATTTGATGTGTATCGAGTAACAAGAGCAGAATTTGATTACATTTTGTACATTCCTATTAGATCTCGTACACAGTTGATTATCAGTAAATAAGTTTGATTAGAAATGATAACGCGGTAAACAACACTATGATTGTAATTGAACCACTGCATGTGTGATATCTGACACCCATTTGTCTAGTCTAAGTACTTTCTAAACATAATACTAAGTCGAAAAACGACGAAACTCAAATTAATCTTCATCATTTAGTCATACTGGATGAATTTGATAGGAATGTAAGAGCAATTATTCGTTCATGACATAAACACGAGTAGTAATTTGAAGACTGAATATTGatccagtcagtcacaacgtagaacttcgaacgtacgtacatcagttcgagttgctataccacattaacacagagatacagttgtccattcaaatctcatagtggcagaagtagtaagagtataaacagtaatccgaaagattagggtttgaagatgttattcaaggagtataatccaatgagaTAAATTTGAAAGAGAAAGGGACATggagaattcagattagaatttgggagaacacaaagagtggatgcaacttcgccattgcaaacgattttgagccatgtcattcaagatccaGAACAACTAGTTGTTCAAAGCCGTATGAAATATTCTGGTACAAGATGTGTGCTTTAAATTATTTAGTCACTGATCCAATTAACTCATTTCAAAGGTCATCTAGCGAAATCactttaaatttttttgttgaGGTTAACATAGCCGAACAACCATAGGGAATCACAAAGTGCTAGACAAGTGTCGCATCATTTGTAGAGGGCATATCTCATCAGTGCACCGGTTTCATAGTGAACACGACACACTTCAACCAGTCTTAATTGGAtacattattgaagctaatttTTGAGTATTCAACGTCATCCGGTGTCTTTGATTACTGCCTCCGCAGGCGAATGGATATTAGAAACATAATCAAGATGCAGAAAGCCTGGAAGACGAAAGTTTTGACCACATGAAACGTCACTCAAGACAGACAGATGGAAATAAATACCATCTTACAGAAAGTTAAGTAGCATCTTATAATAATCCTTAACGCACGCAAAATATGCCACATTCATTACCACAAAGTGCCTTAGTGTATTGGATAATCAACGTACTGTCACGTTTGATTGCCGTATTCGAAACGCTACTACATTCCGACCTAGGCCACTAACCAATCATACAGAACCCTAATCCTCGAAACGCTACTACATTCCGACCTAGGCCACTAACCAAACATACAGAACCCTAATCCTCGAAACGACAGAATGAATACAACTGCAACTTCATGGTCGGATACGCACATGAATAACACTTGTTCAGTATCAATGCTACGGCAACCCCCAACACTAGTAagaaaaaatatacaaattacTGAGgtgtaaaaaaatatattttaagtagTAGTTAAATAACATTAAAATCCGCCATCATCAGAGTGTGCATCTACAGTATCTGAAGCAACTTCCTCGTAATCTCTTTCTAGAGCAGCCAGGTCCTCACGAGCTTCTGAGAACTCGCCTTCCTCCATTCCTTCGCCAACATACCAATGAACAAAAGCGCGTTTAGCATACATGAGGTCAAACTTCCGATTCAAACGAGCCCAGGCCTCCGAAATCGCAGTAGTGTTACTAAGCATACACACTGCGCGCTGTACCTTTGCCAAATCTCCTCCAGGAACAACAGTGGGTGGTTGATAGTTAATTCCAACTTTAAAGCCGGTGGGACACCAATCAACAAACTGAATTGATCTTCTAGTTTTGATATTTGCAATTGCTGCATTTACGTCTTTAGGAACAACGTCACCTCGGTATAACAAACAACAAGCCATGTATTTTCCATTTCTTGGGTCACACTTAACCATTTGATTAGCAGGTTCAAAACACGAATTTGTAATTTCTGAAACACTCAGTTGTTCATGGAATGCCTTTTCTGCTGATATAATGGGTGCATATGTTGTCAATGGAAAGTGGATACGGGGATAAGGAACTAAATTGGTTTGAAACTCGTTCAAATCTACGTTCAAAGCACCACTGAATCGGAGAGAAGCAGTAATGGAGCTAACAATTTGTCCGATTAACCGGTTAAGATTGCTGTATGTTGGTCGATCAATGGTTAAATTTCGACGACATATCTCATAAATAGCTTCATTATCAACCATGAAGGCACAATCTGAATGCTCTAGTGTTGTATGTGTGGTAAGAATAGAGTTGTACGGTTCAACAACAGCTGTTGAGATATGGGGAGCTGGATATACAGCGAACTCTAACTTAGCTTTTTTACCGAAGTCGACTGAAAGACGTTCCATCAATAGAGATGTAAAACCAGATCCCGTCCCTCCACCAAATGAATGGAACACTAAGAAACCTTGGAGTCCTGTGCACCTTTCAGATAATTTCCGAATACGATCTAGAACCTCATCGACCAACTCTTTGCCAACTGTGTAGTGGCCACGGGCATAATTATTAGCAGCATCTTCTTTTCCGCTTATCATTTGTTCTGGATGGAACAACTGCTTATAAGAGCCTGTCCTCAGTCTGTCAATAACTGAAGGTTCCAAGTCTACGAAAACAGCACGTGGGACGTAACGACCGTAGCTAGTCTCGCTGAAGAACGTACTGAAAGAATCGTTGtcgtttttaatagttgagtcgCTAGGGACCTTGCCATCAGGTTGTATTCCATGTTCGAGGCAGTAGAGCTCCCAACAAGAATCGCCCATCTGGGTTCCGGCTTGACCAACATGTAGACTGATACATTCGCGCTAAGAAAGGAATATATGTATAAGTATAGAGATAAACATATCATGAAATAAACGTATGCAAGAAACAATATTTATCCGCTGATATAAAACATATTGTAAACTGTAAGTAATTGATCTACTATGACCCAGTctatgttgttgataatgaggactaatacaatgaaatagaaaCAATGTTTAAAAAAGTTAATCCTATTCATTCATCTGAATTTAACCTAGTTACATAATGACTCAATTTCATATTGAGTGTTAGAAAATCAAACTGCATGCTCGAACCGTAATGCAGCTTAAATAAGGTGCAAGTACGTGATTGCTTTATGCTACTAGCAGAATCATGAGTGGGACGAGTAAACTGGATCTCGTGAATACTTATGTGGCGAAATAAAATCCATTTTAGTTGTATGAAGATCACAACGTTGTTCACCATGGAATAATTGAATACAACAACGTTTTACATATTAAATACACTCACTTCATGCTATAAATTATTAAATGACCCACCATGGTTAAAAACTAGCGTCCCGAACGATTCTCCCGTTTAACTGTAATGCCGGCCTACGTTCAAGTATTTAGCTGAATAAAATGGACAAATCAAGCTCCCTGATTGGTTATCATTGACAATCACTCAATTTTTCAGGGCAGACAGACTAGATCGATTGACATACTAAATTTAACACCCCTACCTAGTCTTAATTTGGATTGGTAAACATCACAAAGCAAAATAGATCATGGTCTGATCTGTAACTTGACCTCTTGAAAGTGTTCACGAAACGACATGTAAGATGAGACTTCATTGTGGTTAGCACACAAAAAATTTGATAATGTTGACCTTGTATAGGAATTAAATTTTTCAATGTGAAGCCTAATCATATAAGCAGTATTTAGTAATAatttaatgattgttttttttcaaagttgaaatcatgagccaattgaagctagaccaccatggaaaacctggaagcactggacggccgtttcgtcctattatgggtcctgggttcgaatctcgcgagtgcgggatcgtggatgcgcactgttgaggattcccacaataggaNNNNNNNNNNNNNNNNNNNNNNNNNNNNNNNNNNNNNNNNNNNNNNNNNNNNNNNNNNNNNNNNNNNNNNNNNNNNNNNNNNNNNNNNNNNNNNNNNNNNNNNNNNNNNNNNNNNNNNNNNNNNNNNNNNNNNNNNNNNNNNNNNNNNNNNNNNNNNNNNNNNNNNNNNNNNNNNNNNNNNNNNNNNNNNNNNNNNNNNNaggttttcaatggtggtctagcttcaattgactcatgatttcaactgtgaaaatttaAAATTTGTTATGATGCGTTATTTTCCAATGAaattcttaataaatttgaggaaaatatttcagaagaatcCAATCTTGATGTCATACCAAATGTTATTTTTCCTCATCATGCATTTCTTTCTTGTGGGAAACTTACTCAATTTATTTAGTCGAACACATaattattggtacaaaggggcaccgaataggTATGCGCCagacaagtcacttgatttgtgtgaggactgtgatactgcctaagtgcccagaccgaagcaggtggtcttctcagggggccacacctaaATCCTTTTAccttaaggtctgatccacaaggcagtgaagcaacgtcaggagatgcagtcccatagtagccagtgaccaacgattggttcatgagtcatttgttctatcaggatcctggaacccatgtgaaccattgatTGGGAATCAGGGTGTTataactcctctaggtggactctccgtgtccaccaacccggttaaagcgtcggaaattcgcttttcgtcctctcaatttcgtaaacaacagccgTGCTGCAAGagggcagtgagtgggacttccctggcagtggttgtattcGCGTGGCCGTTtgagagagagctgactctccccactctcggtcgtactagggcatttggagTATCTTGTTCGATATGAAAGACGAGTCCTAAAATGAGCTCGAACTTGATTACAATTCGGATGATTTCTTACCAACTTCTAACGGACCCTCTAGTCAATATCAGAAACATGTTTTAAATGAAGCTACATCATTTATAACTTGGGGATATAAAGATCCAACAATGGTTCAAGCTATAGATAAGTGTTTTCAatacacaaccgacatgttgATGATATACAATGCCAGGACACAGGTGAGTCCGTTACAATTTTAGTTATtgattctaatactaatgagcaTATTCTAGATCAGA includes the following:
- a CDS encoding tubulin alpha chain,putative yields the protein MRECISLHVGQAGTQMGDSCWELYCLEHGIQPDGKVPSDSTIKNDNDSFSTFFSETSYGRYVPRAVFVDLEPSVIDRLRTGSYKQLFHPEQMISGKEDAANNYARGHYTVGKELVDEVLDRIRKLSERCTGLQGFLVFHSFGGGTGSGFTSLLMERLSVDFGKKAKLEFAVYPAPHISTAVVEPYNSILTTHTTLEHSDCAFMVDNEAIYEICRRNLTIDRPTYSNLNRLIGQIVSSITASLRFSGALNVDLNEFQTNLVPYPRIHFPLTTYAPIISAEKAFHEQLSVSEITNSCFEPANQMVKCDPRNGKYMACCLLYRGDVVPKDVNAAIANIKTRRSIQFVDWCPTGFKVGINYQPPTVVPGGDLAKVQRAVCMLSNTTAISEAWARLNRKFDLMYAKRAFVHWYVGEGMEEGEFSEAREDLAALERDYEEVASDTVDAHSDDGGF